From the Corythoichthys intestinalis isolate RoL2023-P3 chromosome 6, ASM3026506v1, whole genome shotgun sequence genome, the window tacacgaagtggcatgataggaatccaaaaggcatgcttttatggataaatgatggaatattagcatttccccaggtgttgtaataccctttaacagaatgttaataatgttaatgccatcttgttgagttattgttataataaacaaatacagtacttatgtacagtatgtttaatgtgtctcatttttccattccaacaataatttccagaaacatatggcatattttaatagatggtttgaattgcaattacgatgaattaattcttaaactgtgattaactcgattaaaaattttaatcgtttgacagccctagaaaaaacaCAAGATCTAAGCTCAATTTTTTGCTAGTTGTTTGGAACGAAGAGTcgctaggatgattatgaaagtctccggttcaactcagaacaaagGAATGAAAATGTCTCCTTCGGATGTTTACCCCTGATTCGCCAATTCCGCTGTCAATCAATTCAGCCTtagacagatcatccaatcatcatgcagagaagcagAGTGTCCGGGTCTGCCGAGCCCCGCCCACTGCCCATAGACCTTCAGAGACGCAAGGTGTCCGATGGGcgggataaacccagcctttagccaatgactcgtctCGCTTTGCTGTAATGGAACAATGTCCTCTCAACTCTGGAGATGCACAGCGTCCACACTGTTTAAAAGATTGTGACGCTGcgcaaatgaatgaaaagcaagctaattctgaacaaagTTGGGCGCGTTGTagcgcatatttagtcaatcacatgTACACACAgcagtatacatttgatcattttttgacatttgggAGGAAGCTGAGCTTAGAATCTTAGAGCAATCACCTCTGCTACAGCTCATTTGAATTTCAGGCTTTTCCCACATTGACCTTGAATGTCAACTCTTTGTCGAGAGTATCGAGCCGACAACGTAACACAATCCTCCTTTCAgagcaataataataacagccttGACAAAGCAAGCAAGAATCTCGAATGGCCGGTCTTTTGTGACGTGCCTTCAACTATCACGCCTCTTGTTATGAGTCGGCGTGGCATTCGGGCACCTGATCGGATCCTGACCGGTCGCCGACTTCTCCGCCGACACCATGCCCTCCATGGGCATGCAGATGGCCGGCTGCGCCCTGTCCCTCCTCGGCTGGATCGGCGTGCTGATCGCTTGCGGGGCGCCCATGTGGCGCGTCACCGCTTTCATCGGCAGCACCATCGTCACCTCGCAGACCACGTGGGAGGGTCTGTGGATGAGCTGCGTTTTCCAGAGCACGGGCCAAATGCAATGTAAGGTCTACGATTCTATGCTAGCCCTGACCCAGGATCTACAGGCCGCACGTGCCTTGATGGTGGTCTCCATTATCGTCGGAGTAGCCGGGGTCCTCATGGCTTTCACTAGCGGCAAATGTACTAGCTTCATCCCCGATAAAAGGGAAAAAGCAAGAGTGGCAGTGGCCGGAGGGGTTTTTCTGATCATCAGTGGCCTTTTATGCATCATCCCTGCCTGCTGGACCGCCAGTCTCATCATCAGGAACTTCTACAACCCCACCGTGGTGGACGCCCAGAAGAGGGAGCTGGGGGCTTCACTGTACATCGCCTGGGGGGCGGGTGGTCTACTCCTGCTAGGCGGGGGGCTCCTGTGCGCCAGCTGCCCCCCCAAGAAGGACGAGTATCCATCCATGCGCTACCTTGCGAACAAGTCTTCAGGAGGGTACGGGAAAGTCGACTCCGTGAGATCGTACACACCGAcaaaaacgtacatttgagatgaTAAAAGACAGACTGGGATGATCAGGTTCTTCATTTTTGGAAATTATATGTTGCATACATATGGTGGAAAGTCTTCATTTTACTTCTCTGTCTTATAATTCTACACGTCTGATGTTTAAGTCATTGGTTGATGTAAAGGAATCATGTGCATCGACTTCATGTTTTCACTAAAATATAATTTCAACAACATTTCTGTCGTCATCAATGAAAAAGTGGATGTTTACGACATTTGATTTATTGCCGACGGAAAAGAAATCATGTGCATCGACCTGATGTTGTTCCCAAAAATatcattttgatgacatttctgTAGTCCTCCATGAACTACAAATATTtgggattttgttgttgttgatattttaattaaaaataaaatatttgctCTTTATTGAAATGAAAAGAAACCTAATAAATGCaagatttttcctctttattttaaaaaaaaaaaatgtaattaccgtaattttggcactataagacgcacccttcaaatttggcacaaaaacggcatttgttaatAGATAGGCCGCACTCAGGGCCAGCCCAGCCTatccgcagactatgcagctgcttagggcccctaacCACTAGgggccccccaatctggcaattgtttaatttatattctgttttgtttactacagtttgctttatttgacttttgtgagttttgatacttgattacaagctttaaaaaataacatttcttccttaacttctttccttcctcttttagaaaaaggtttggcgctatctactttaAGTActaacaatcatttggggtgagaagtttgaagtatgcagtgcaacaaaatctgattaatatacaaaatatggacgtataggttggattgcatgtatgggtttcacagtacactgtgatgaaatggtgggccaaaaatatgggcccctttgcattattttgcttagggcccccaaatggccttggCCGCACTGTACTATaagcgcagctgtcctcactgtattatgggataattACATCAAAAGATTttcaccggtaacactttatttgaaaatggCATCATAcggctgtcataaaaccaaatgaaccaccatgaagccttgaaccaattggctgcaatgcctcattgcttcaagaagcttcaattgGCCATCACTTCTTCCTTGGGGGAAactgtcaacctctgctgccacctgctgccaacactgttgtcgtccaacatgcctccgagcatgcattgcagcgctatagatgtaaataacaatcaaaattcatgttcagtggtaattatttcttcagttactgttccagttgtttcattaattgctacttatggtatttggaaacactttatttgacagtggcgttagACAATcattagacagtcataattatgacatgacactgtcatgggcattaatgaatgcttataattagggttgttccgatcatgtttttttgctcccgatccgatcgttttagtatctgccgatcccgatatttcccgatccaattgctttttttttttttttgctcctgattcaattccaatcattcccgataatttttcccgatcatatacattttggcaatgcattaagaaaaaaatgaataaaactctgacgaatatatacagtacattctacaaacagtacataagcactgtatttgattattatgacaataaatcctcaagatggcatttacattattaacattatttctgtgagagggatccacggatagaaagacttgtaattcttaaaggataaatgtgagtttgtatattgtgactaaatattgccatctagtgtatttgttgagctttcagtaaatgatactgtagccatttaactgttctgcccaaatgcatgatgggaagtgcaaccatgactgtgcgtagtggcaccaattgatatctcttctctgcgttgagaaataagaTAGAGTGTTAAGAaagagatcaactactaccttgcttccccacattgcttcccatgatatttctaattgttgagagagggattgtaaggctttagccgattaaaaaaaggctccaaagactgctaaaattcactctactcattttgcgctgccttttagctccatatataggtaaaacggcgccattatagattgaatgcgacaatgcgtgagtgggtcatgcagcgcatgtgttaattgcgttaaatattttaatgtgattaatttagaaaaaattaattaccgccgttaatgcgataaatttgataaccctactttaagccaaaactgaagcctctggatgagtgtaagacattttgtctacaATTAGAAAgcgatttcattaaaaaaatatatatatattaaaaaaaggcatgtccgatatttttttgccgattccgatactttgaaaatgacgtgatcggacccgatcgatcttataacagatgtcatttagtgttatccggcaatttatctcacttttgaatggatgtaaaagatccaagctggacataaatgaagttagtgacataatttgccggatgacacttaatgacatctgttataagcagggGTTGATTTGTGCCGGATCATGCCGGAACaatatccggcacctcttgattttggcctccctgtgttccaggacttatttgggcagatccaccACCTCTCGTGTTTCGAAAATAATACTAATATCAAAACGTTTTTAaaagtattgtaatagccccgaatggggggaaagaaggagaggatatgttgatggctttctccactttattgtggcaataatcacaaaacaataaacaaaatgatAGTGGACTACCGCCACATCCGACCgctaacttttgcttctcgcccgtctctctctcgcttcctactacctcacagctctccagtccaagCATGTCTTACAGGAACCAtgcttagttacggacattaaagtataaaataaaataattagggctgtcaaacaattaaaatttttaatagagttaatcacagcttaaaaatgaattaaccgtaaataatcacaattTAAatcatcgataaaatatgccatatttttctgtaaagtattgttggaatggaaagataagacacgagagggatagatacattcaacatactgtacataagtactgtatttgtttattataacaatcaatcaacaagatggcattaacattattaactgttaaagcgatccatggatagaaagacttgtagttcttaaaagataaatgttagcacaagttgtagaaattttatattgaaacccctcttaatgctttcgttttaataaaatttgtaaaattttcaatcaaaaaataaactagtagctcgccattgttgatgtcaataattacacaatggtgctgaaacccataaaatcagccgcacccaagcgccagcagagggcgacaaaacacccaaaaacacaagtaacaagtgcacatgacactgtgctgtcattttcatctatttgagcggggcatgtgcgttaaatgcgtcaaatattttaacgtgattaattaaaaaaattaattatcgccacttaacgcgataattttgacagccctaaaaataatactatgcataaattcatttacagaacaaatcccaagaattgcatgttgtttataaacacttaacatcacttgaaagagtcggagatttgttgatgcaatgaaaagctggaccaacaaatcacgcccctgacataaaaaataaaaaaaaaactttggaaatgtgcggcatctggggagcaagcagccaggatcaaaaggtatttcaacatgctaaAAAGatagttgcatttactgtcttttttaaaAGAAGGAAgaaggttcaaaacgagtcagaaaaacaacaacaaccagcaatgagggcagctgcagcgatcatgctaacgggcaGAACCgggaggctagcgccgcagcagctagccaggctCACGGACAGCCAAACAAgctggggcaggaggctgctactatggcagcagctggtcaggttcagcgccacccggagtgggggccagctacagcagcagcagtcagccaggtggaccaccaacagccagatcaacaggccagtacccttatgggaaattcaggtctgggctgcacaatttgtaagacGGGGGGAACTTGGGGGCCAGAGAAGACCGGGGGgtgaaactcgcaaaagaatgggtttgtgttagttattgtaatctcagatttttttattttatggttTACAAATTAGACTGTacgttactgtaagtcccacctgcagTTATGTGGACGATTGCACGTGCTGTATATAGTATAGCCTAAATGAATGTAaactgttgtcataacatttataccatggatattatctaaaattgaggcttgtaagtcccacagcatggcaagtgggcatttgcatgttgttttcagcaccattttctgcgtatgttccgggacctgtgcccgtctcatcatcatccctgcgctgtcatatgtactttgtgttccggcaccttatgatttacaaataaagcactggtcataagcattcagtagtgCCCATGAtactgttatgtcataattatgacggtcttatgacagtcttatgacgccgctgtcaaataaaatgttaattattaacccaaataaatcaacaaataagccatacttggactataagccgcaggattcaaaatgaaggaaaaaagtagcgtcgtatagtcccaaaattacggtaaataaaaataaaaaccaatAAATGAAAACTCAAAAATAGGGGGtggtcagtggcagtgaataaaTTATTTTACGTCGCAGTTTACGTCAAgtgaaatttaagactttttaagaccaattatttggtgaaaaacaAGCTTATTTTTGTCCTTCTgtagtgaattgaaatgagtttatcgctagtagacgtgtctatggccgtcagtggcagacaaTGCAAGGCAACGGGTTAATTAtggggcaaaaatcccagaaccacatgggggggacctagtgaatgacctacagagagctgggaccacagtaacacaatgcgccgccagggactcaaatcctgcactgccagacgtgtccccctgcttaagccagtacacgtccagcccgtctgcagttcgctagagagcatttggatgatccagaagaggactgggagaatgtgttatggtcagatgaaaccaaaatagaactttttggtagaaacacaggtgctgttgtttggaggagaaaaaatactgaattgcatccgaagaacaccatacccactgtgaagcattggggtggaaacatcatgctttggggctgtttttctgcaaagggaccaggacgactgatctgtgtaaaggaaagaatgaataggtcCATGTAttgaaagattttgagtgaaaatctccttccatcaggaaaggcattgaagatgagacgtggctaagtctttcagcatgacaatgatcccaaacacacagccagggcaacaacggagtggcttcgtaagaagcatttcaaggtcctggagtggcccagctagtctccagatctcaaccccatagaaaatccgtggagggagttgaaagtccgtgttgccctatgacagccccaaaacatcactgttctagaggagatctgcatggaggaatgggccaaaataccagcaaccatgtgtgaaaagcttgtgaagagttacagaaaacatttggcctccgctattgccaacaaagggtacataacaaaatattgagataaacttttggtattgaccaaatacagtacttattttccaccatgatttgcaaataaattctttaaaaatcaaacaatgtgattttctgttttattttttttttttcaaattctgtctctcgtgattgaggtttacccatgttgacaattacaggcctctccaatattttcaagtgggagaaca encodes:
- the LOC130917745 gene encoding claudin-4-like; this translates as MVSLGRQMLGFILACIGFVGTIIVCALPMWKVTAFIGANIVTAQVIWEGLWMNCVTQSTGQMQCKIYDSLLALPQDLQAARALVVLAIVVAAVGIILGIAGGKCTNFVKDKIAKAKVAVAAGAVFICAGVLVLIPVCWSANTIIRDFYNPILTNPQRRELGAALYTMPSMGMQMAGCALSLLGWIGVLIACGAPMWRVTAFIGSTIVTSQTTWEGLWMSCVFQSTGQMQCKVYDSMLALTQDLQAARALMVVSIIVGVAGVLMAFTSGKCTSFIPDKREKARVAVAGGVFLIISGLLCIIPACWTASLIIRNFYNPTVVDAQKRELGASLYIAWGAGGLLLLGGGLLCASCPPKKDEYPSMRYLANKSSGGYGKVDSVRSYTPTKTYI